A single Ammospiza caudacuta isolate bAmmCau1 chromosome 6, bAmmCau1.pri, whole genome shotgun sequence DNA region contains:
- the NEMF gene encoding ribosome quality control complex subunit NEMF: MKSRFSTVDIRAVLAELRQSLLGMRVNNVYDVDNKTYLIRLQKPECKATLLLESGIRIHLTEFEWPKNVMPSSFAMKCRKHLRTRRLVSVRQLGVDRIVDLQFGSEQAAYHLILELYDRGNVVLTDHEYLILNILRFRTDGADDVRFAVRERYPVESAKAAVPLPTLDRLTEIISSAPKGEQLKRVLNPLLPYGATLIEHCLIEAGFSGAVKIDQQLENKENLEKVLSALEKAEEYMALTENFSGKGYVIQKKEKKPSLEPDKPAEDIYTYEEFHPFLFSQHSKCPYLEFDSFNKATDEFYSKLEGQKIDLKALQQEKQALKKLENVRRDHEHRLEALQQAQEADKLKGELIEVNLEVVDRAIQVVRSALANQIDWSEIGAIVKEAQAQGDPVASAIKELKLQTNHITMLLRNPYVLSEEEEEEDDADVEKEETEEPKGKKKKNKTKQLKKPQKNKPLLIDVDLNLSAYANAKKYYDHKRHAAKKTQKTVEAAEKAFKSAEKKTKQTLREVQTVTTIQKARKVYWFEKFLWFISSENYLVIAGRDQQQNELIVKRYLKPGDIYVHADLHGATSCVIKNPSGEPIPPRTLTEAGTMALCYSAAWDARVVTSAWWVSHSQVSKTAPTGEYLTTGSFMIRGKKNFLPPSYLMMGFSFLFKVDESCVWRHREERKVKAQDEELDTVSSSASELVAEDVELLDGGDSSSEEEKAEAETAPEGEEAPEGEEAPEDVEATAESSQGEQGGGNTPAPEADSEEEDGDSEEEHPEPQREVKEEEVNYPDTTIDLSHLQPQRSLQKIIPREEEPSLGDSRAQGRRHLSAKERREMKKKRQQNNSENLELSEEKQKEAETETQPVAAPNCPKAAPAPQPIKRGQKSKMKKMKEKYRDQDEEDRELIMKLLGSAGSNREDKGKKGKKGKTKEEAAKKQQQKPKAQRRAAGGGKESLPAGVVLHEAQEAGLDELQEDKEEQDQEQPGLEESEALLDSLTGQPHPEDILLFAVPICAPYTAMTNYKYKVKLTPGTQKKGKAAKIALHNFMQSREASAREKDLFRSVKDTDLSRNIPGKVKVSAPHLQNMKRK, encoded by the exons ATGAAGTCCCGCTTCAGCACCGTCGACATCCGCGCGGTGCTCGCCGAGCTGCGGCAGAG CTTGTTGGGCATGAGAGTGAACAACGTTTATGATGTGGATAACAAGACCTATCTCATCCGCCTGCAAAA GCCAGAGTGCAAGGCCACGCTGCTGCTGGAGTCGGGGATCCGCATCCACCTGACGGAGTTTGAGTGGCCCAAGAACGTGATGCCGTCCAGCTTTGCCATGAAG TGCCGGAAGCACCTGAGGACGCGGCGCTTGGTGAGCGTGCGGCAGCTGGGCGTGGATCGCATCGTGGACCTGCAGTTCGGCAGCGAGCAGGCTGCCTACCACCTCATCCTGGAGCTCTATGACAGG GGCAATGTTGTCCTCACTGACCACGAGTACCTGATCCTCAACATCCTGAGGTTCCGCACCGACGGCGCCGACGACGTGCGGTTTGCGGTGAGGGAGCGGTACCCGGTGGAGAGCGCCAAGGCTGCCGTGCCCCTGCCCACCTTGGACAG GTTAACTGAAATCATATCCAGTGCACCCAAAGGGGAGCAGCTGAAGAGGGTTCTCAACCCCCTCCTCC cttaTGGGGCCACTCTCATTGAGCATTGCCTTATAGAAGCTGGATTTTCTGGAGCTGTCAAAATAGATCAACAGCTGGAAAATAAAG AAAACCTTGAAAAGGTTCTTTCAGCTCTAGAGAAAGCAGAAGAATACATGGCCCTCACTGAGAACTTCAGTGGAAAG ggTTATGTTAtccagaaaaaggagaaaaagccaAGCCTGGAACCAGACAAACCAGCAGAAGATATCTACAC ATATGAGGAATTTCATCCTTTCTTGTTTTCTCAACATTCAAAATGTCCCTACTTGGAATTTGACTCATTCAATAAG GCCACAGATGAGTTCTACTCCAAGCTGGAGGGGCAGAAGATTGATCTGAAGGCCTTGCAGCAG gaaaaacaagcatTGAAGAAACTTGAAAATGTCCGTAGGGACCACGAGCACAGACTGGAAGCTCTCCAGCAGGCTCAG GAAGCTGATAAGCTGAAGGGGGAGCTGATAGAGGTGAACCTGGAGGTGGTGGACAGGGCCATCCAGGTGGTGCGCAGCGCCCTGGCCAACCAGATCGACTGGAGCGAGATCGGCGCCATCGTCAAGGAGGCCCAGGCGCAGGGCGACCCCGTGGCCTCGGCAATCAAAGAGTTAAAGCTGCAGACAAACCACATCACCATGCTGCTGAG GAACCCCTATGTGTTAtctgaagaggaagaggaggaggatgatgctGATGTagagaaggaagaaacagaagaaccaaaaggaaaaaagaaaaagaataaaaccaaacagttgaagaaacctcagaaaaacaaaccctTATTGATTGATGTTGATCTCAATTTGTCTGCCTATGCCAATGCCAAAAA GTACTATGATCACAAAAGACATGCAGCCAAGAAAACTCAGAAGACAGTGGAAGCTGcagaaaag GCTTTTAAATCAGCTGAGAAGAAGACAAAGCAAACCCTGAGGGAAGTTCAGACTGTCACCACCATCCAGAAGGCCAGAAAGGTCTATTG GTTTGAGAAGTTCCTGTGGTTCATCAGCTCTGAGAATTACCTGGTGATTGCTGGCAGGGATCAGCAGCAGAACGAGCTGATCGTGAAGCGCTACCTCAAACCAG GGGACATCTACGTGCACGCAGATCTGCACGGAGCCACCAGCTGCGTCATCAAGAACCCCTCAG GGGAGCCCATCCCGCCGCGGACGCTGACGGAGGCGGGGACCATGGCCCTGTGCTACAGCGCCGCCTGGGACGCCCGCGTGGTCACCAGCGCCTGGTGGGTGTCCCACAGCCAG GTTTCTAAAACTGCCCCCACAGGAGAATATCTCACTACTGGCAGCTTCATGATCCGAG ggaaaaagaatTTCCTTCCACCTTCCTATCTGATGATGGGCTTCAGCTTCTTGTTTAAG GTGGAtgagagctgtgtgtggagGCACCGCGAGGAGAGGAAGGTCAAGGCCCAGGATGAGGAGCTGGACACGGtttccagcagtgccagtgaGCTGGTGGCTGAGGACGTGGAGCTCTTAG ATGGAGgagacagcagcagtgaggaggaaaaagctgaggCTGAGACAGCTCCTGAGGGTGAGGAAGCTCCAGAAGGTGAGGAAGCTCCGGAGGATGTGGAAGccacagctgagagcagccagggtgagcagggaggagggaacactcctgctccagaggctgactccgaggaggaggatggagacTCTGAGGAGGAACATCCAGAGCCCCAGAGGGaggtgaaggaggaagaggTGAATTATCCAGACACCACCATTGACCTGTCACACCTTCAGCCCCAGAG ATCCCTGCAGAAAATCATCCCCAGAGAGGAGGAGCCCAGCTTG ggtgacagcagggcccagggccgCAGGCATCTCTCTGCCAAGGAGAGGAG ggaaatgaagaaaaagaggcaGCAGAACAACTCTGAGAACCTGGAGCTGTctgaggagaagcagaaggagGCAGAGACAGAGACCCAGCCTGTGGCTGCTCCCAACTGCCccaaggcagctccagccccccAGCCCATCAAGAGGGGCCAGAAG AGTAAAATGAAGAAGATGAAGGAGAAGTACAGGGACCAGGAcgaggaggacagggagctcaTCATGAAGCTGCTGGGG TCTGCAGGCTCCAACAGGgaggacaaagggaaaaaagggaagaagggCAAGACAAAAGAAGAGGCAGCAAAGAAGCAACAGCAGAAACCCAAAGCCCAGCGTCGTGCAGCAGGAGGGGGCAAGGAGAGCCTGCCTGCAGGAGTTGTGCTGCACGAGGCACAGGAGGCAGGCCTGGATGAGCTGCAGGAAGACAAG gaggagcaggaccaggagcagccaggactGGAG GAGAGCGAGGCCCTGCTGGACTCCCTGACGGGGCAGCCCCACCCCGAGGACATCCTGCTCTTTGCTGTCCCCATCTGTGCTCCCTACACAGCCATGACCAACTACAA GTACAAAGTCAAGCTCACGCCGGGCACGCAGAAGAAGGGCAAAG CTGCCAAGATTGCCTTGCACAATTTCATGCAGTCCAGAGAGGCCAGTGCCCGAGAGAAGGATCTGTTCCGCAGCGTCAAG GACACAGATCTGTCAAGAAATATTCCTGGGAAGGTGAAAGTGTCTGCGCCTCACCTCCAGAACATGAAGAGGAAGTGA